A window of the Brassica oleracea var. oleracea cultivar TO1000 chromosome C1, BOL, whole genome shotgun sequence genome harbors these coding sequences:
- the LOC106341782 gene encoding peroxidase 30 → MKTTNRFNVIVAVAATILMGMFESSDAQLQMNFYAKSCPNAEKIISDHIQKHIHNGPSLAAPLIRMHFHDCFVRGCDGSVLINSTSGNAERDSPPNLTLRGFGFVERIKTLLEAECPKTVSCADIIALTARDSVVATGGPWWSVPTGRRDGRISKLAEATNNIPGPTSNFTTLQQRFANQGLNLKDLVLLSGAHTIGVSHCSSMSERLYNFSTTVKQDPSLDSEYAANIKANKCKSLTDNTTILEMDPGSSRSFDLSYYRLVLKRRGLFQSDSALTKNSATLKMINDLVNGSEKKFYKAFAKSMEKMGRVKVKTGSAGVIRTRCSVARS, encoded by the exons ATGAAGACGACGAATCGCTTCAATGTCATTGTTGCGGTTGCAGCAACGATACTTATGGGAATGTTTGAATCATCCGATGCTCAGCTTCAAATGAATTTCTACGCGAAAAGCTGTCCAAACGCTGAGAAAATAATTTCAGACCATATTCAAAAGCATATCCATAATGGTCCTTCTCTTGCAGCTCCTCTCATCAGAATGCACTTCCATGATTGCTTCGTCAGG GGATGCGATGGATCAGTGTTGATAAATTCAACATCTGGAAACGCAGAGAGAGATTCACCACCAAATCTAACACTCAGAGGATTCGGTTTCGTAGAGAGGATTAAAACTCTTCTAGAAGCAGAGTGTCCTAAGACTGTTTCATGCGCTGATATCATCGCTTTGACCGCTCGAGACTCGGTTGTTGCTACC GGAGGTCCTTGGTGGAGTGTTCCAACCGGAAGAAGAGACGGTAGGATCTCAAAATTGGCTGAGGCTACGAACAACATTCCCGGACCGACGAGTAACTTCACAACGTTACAACAACGTTTCGCCAACCAAGGCCTTAATCTCAAAGACCTTGTTCTACTCTCCG GGGCTCACACGATCGGCGTTTCGCATTGTTCTTCCATGAGTGAACGTCTCTACAACTTCTCGACGACAGTCAAACAAGATCCATCTCTGGACAGCGAGTACGCAGCGAACATAAAGGCCAACAAATGTAAGAGCCTCACCGACAACACCACCATCCTTGAGATGGATCCCGGTAGCAGTAGAAGCTTCGATCTCAGTTACTACAGGCTTGTCTTGAAAAGGAGAGGTCTCTTTCAGTCTGATTCTGCTTTGACAAAGAACTCAGCCACGTTAAAGATGATCAACGATTTGGTCAACGGTTCTGAAAAGAAGTTCTACAAGGCTTTCGCTAAGTCAATGGAGAAGATGGGGAGAGTTAAAGTGAAGACGGGCTCAGCCGGTGTGATCAGGACACGTTGTTCTGTTGCCCGAAGTTAG
- the LOC106327310 gene encoding UDP-glycosyltransferase 71B7-like — translation MNFQLVFIPYPGISHLRSTVEMAKLLVDLENRLTISVVILPFLSGSAAAASPYVEALSAASSDRLRYEVISTGGDQTTSEPEATTLDMHIENHIPNVRRAVAKLFDHYSTLPNSPKIAGFVLDMFCTSLIDVANEFHVPSYLFYTSNAGVLALGFHVQHLYDNNNYHVRESDFEDSETELVIPGLIRPYPVKCLPHGLASELWLPIYVNHSRRFKEMKGILVNTVAELEPYVLEYLWSGGDIIPQAYSVGPLLHLEHQVDETQVEILQWLAEQPARSVVFLCFGSMGGFSEDQVQELAVALERSGHTYLWSLRRSSPNILNIHPEEFKNLEEVLPKGFLERTQERGKVIGWAPQVAILANQAIGGFVTHCGWNSLLESLWFGVPTAAWPLYAEQNFNAFEMVEELGLAVQIKRYWRGDHLGGVAAVDLVKAEEIERAVRCLMEQDSEVRKRVKEMSKKCHAALMDGGSSRIAMQKFIQDVVKNIALPCSQII, via the exons ATGAACTTCCAGCTTGTCTTCATACCATATCCTGGCATTAGCCACCTCAGATCAACAGTGGAGATGGCGAAGCTACTAGTCGACCTAGAAAACCGCCTCACTATCTCCGTTGTCATCCTTCCTTTCCTCTCCGGAAGCGCAGCCGCTGCTTCCCCCTACGTGGAAGCTCTCTCCGCCGCATCTAGCGACCGCCTCCGCTACGAAGTTATCTCCACCGGTGGAGACCAAACAACCTCTGAGCCTGAGGCTACGACGCTTGACATGCATATCGAGAACCACATCCCAAACGTGAGGCGCGCCGTTGCGAAGCTTTTCGACCACTACTCCACACTACCAAACTCACCAAAGATCGCTGGCTTCGTCCTCGACATGTTCTGTACTTCGTTGATCGACGTGGCGAACGAGTTTCACGTCCCGAGTTATCTTTTCTACACGTCAAACGCCGGGGTACTCGCACTAGGGTTTCACGTTCAGCACCTATACGATAATAATAACTACCATGTTAGAGAAAGTGATTTCGAAGACTCCGAAACTGAGTTAGTCATCCCCGGTTTGATTCGTCCTTATCCGGTGAAG TGTCTTCCACACGGCCTTGCATCCGAACTGTGGCTCCCCATCTATGTGAACCACTCAAGAAGATTCAAAGAGATGAAGGGTATTCTCGTAAATACTGTTGCTGAGCTGGAACCTTACGTGTTGGAATATCTCTGGAGCGGTGGTGATATCATTCCTCAAGCTTACTCGGTTGGACCACTTTTGCATCTTGAGCACCAAGTGGACGAGACACAAGTGGAGATTTTACAGTGGCTGGCCGAGCAACCGGCTAGATCAGTAGTATTTCTATGTTTTGGGAGCATGGGAGGCTTCAGTGAGGACCAAGTACAAGAACTCGCAGTCGCACTTGAACGAAGTGGGCACACTTACTTATGGTCTCTCCGTCGCTCTTCACCGAATATACTAAACATACATCCTGAAGAGTTTAAGAATCTTGAAGAAGTTCTCCCGAAAGGGTTCTTGGAACGGACGCAAGAGAGAGGGAAGGTGATCGGATGGGCCCCGCAGGTGGCTATTCTCGCGAATCAAGCGATAGGAGGTTTTGTCACTCACTGTGGGTGGAACTCTTTGCTCGAGAGTCTTTGGTTCGGTGTTCCGACAGCTGCGTGGCCGTTATACGCAGAGCAGAATTTCAACGCGTTTGAGATGGTGGAGGAGCTTGGACTGGCCGTGCAGATTAAAAGGTACTGGAGAGGCGATCATTTGGGTGGAGTGGCGGCGGTGGACTTGGTGAAGGCGGAGGAGATTGAGAGAGCAGTGAGGTGTCTGATGGAGCAGGATAGTGAGGTGAGGAAGAGAGTGAAGGAGATGAGCAAGAAATGTCATGCAGCTTTAATGGATGGTGGATCGTCGCGTATTGCTATGCAAAAGTTCATCCAAGACGTTGTGAAGAATATCGCACTACCATGCTCTCAAATTATATAG